The Deltaproteobacteria bacterium sequence CGTGCGGCACTGGTGGAGTTGCGCGCTGATGGGTCCACCGCCGGGCAGGGTGAAGGACTTGAGCGGCTTGAGGTCCTTCTGGCACTCGTTGATGAGCTGCTCCAGCCCGGTGACCTCCGCCGCGCCCACCCGGTGCATACCGTCGTAGGTGAAGCCTTCCGGGGTTGCCATCTCGCTGCCGAGGTCGAACAACTCCTGCTGGATCTGCTGGAGCCAGCCGTCGAGCTTCAAGCGCAGCTCGCGTTCTCCCCTTCCCTGCTCGTTCCAGGTGCGCACCAGCCCCACCACCGCGTTCAGTTCGTCGATGGTGCCGTAGGCCTCCACCCGCTCGGAGTCCTTGGGAACGCGTTTTCCGCCTACGAGGCCGGTGGTGCCGTCATCGCCGGTGCGCGTGTACACGCGCGTAATTCGAATGGCCATCTTGCGTGTCCCAGGTTCCGCAATAACGATGGCAACAAACGTATCGGGTTCGGGAAGAGAAGCCAACCATTGCCGCGGTAACGTGGCCGT is a genomic window containing:
- a CDS encoding cob(I)yrinic acid a,c-diamide adenosyltransferase, whose product is MAIRITRVYTRTGDDGTTGLVGGKRVPKDSERVEAYGTIDELNAVVGLVRTWNEQGRGERELRLKLDGWLQQIQQELFDLGSEMATPEGFTYDGMHRVGAAEVTGLEQLINECQKDLKPLKSFTLPGGGPISAQLHQCRTVCRRAEREILRLSRVEDVGEWPLKYVNRLSDFFYVVGRWVGKNLGETEYLWQRGLTKGS